In Methylomagnum ishizawai, one DNA window encodes the following:
- a CDS encoding cytochrome P450, producing the protein MSQRPPKAPPRLPGALPLLGHIPDFGKNPHDFMMRLRAKLGDIAEFQMFHQDMVLMTGAEASEAFYRAPDEVLDQGPAYKLMTPIFGEGVVFDAPIQRKNEQLQMLMPALRDKPMRTYSEVIAGEVEQMTRAWGESGSLNLLDFTKELTIYTASHCLLGPEFRYELSAEFAAIYRDLEHSIQPIAYVFPNLPLPIFRRRDKARVKLHGLVAQIMEKRAQSSEKSTNVFQMLIDAHYEDGSKLSSHEITGMLTAAVFAGHHTSSGTAAWVLIELLRHPEELRRVVAELDALFGEDGPVTFESLRQMPRLENVIKEVLRLHPPLILLLRKVMQDFQVGEYVIPAGKFVCAAPAVTHRIPELFPDPERFDPDRYSPERGEDRNLYGWQAFGGGRHKCSGNAFALFQLKVIFSLLLRRYDFELVNPPESYRDDYTKMVVEPVSPCLVRYRRRETQAERTAATSSSVGTGSAGGHQIKVAVDWDLCKGHANCMTEAPEVFQVDDKGRLTVLDENPSPEWVEKLRAAEKYCPTRAIKVEDGETEGGRCPFH; encoded by the coding sequence ATGAGCCAACGCCCCCCGAAAGCCCCGCCCAGACTGCCGGGCGCCCTGCCCCTGCTCGGACACATCCCCGATTTCGGCAAGAACCCCCACGATTTCATGATGCGGCTGCGGGCCAAGCTGGGCGATATCGCCGAATTCCAGATGTTCCACCAAGACATGGTGTTGATGACCGGCGCGGAAGCCAGCGAGGCGTTCTACCGCGCCCCGGATGAAGTGCTGGACCAAGGCCCGGCCTATAAGCTGATGACGCCGATTTTCGGCGAGGGCGTGGTGTTCGATGCGCCGATCCAGCGCAAGAACGAGCAATTGCAAATGCTCATGCCGGCCCTGCGCGATAAGCCGATGCGGACCTATTCCGAGGTCATCGCCGGCGAGGTCGAGCAAATGACCCGCGCTTGGGGCGAATCCGGCAGCCTGAACCTGTTGGACTTCACCAAGGAACTGACCATCTACACCGCCAGCCATTGTTTGCTCGGCCCGGAATTCCGCTACGAACTCAGCGCCGAATTCGCCGCAATCTACCGCGACCTGGAACACAGCATCCAGCCCATCGCCTACGTCTTTCCCAATTTGCCCTTGCCGATCTTCCGCCGCCGGGATAAAGCGCGGGTGAAGCTGCACGGCTTGGTGGCGCAAATCATGGAAAAACGCGCCCAAAGCAGCGAGAAAAGCACCAACGTGTTCCAAATGCTGATCGACGCCCATTACGAGGACGGCAGCAAGCTCAGTTCCCACGAAATCACCGGGATGCTGACCGCCGCCGTGTTCGCGGGCCACCACACCAGTTCCGGCACCGCCGCCTGGGTGTTGATCGAATTATTGCGCCACCCGGAGGAATTGCGCCGGGTGGTGGCGGAACTCGACGCCTTGTTCGGCGAGGACGGGCCGGTGACATTCGAGTCGCTGCGGCAGATGCCCAGGCTCGAAAACGTCATCAAGGAAGTGCTGCGCCTGCATCCGCCCCTGATCCTGTTACTGCGCAAGGTGATGCAGGATTTCCAGGTCGGGGAGTATGTGATTCCGGCGGGGAAATTCGTCTGCGCCGCGCCCGCCGTGACCCACCGCATTCCCGAACTGTTCCCCGACCCCGAGCGCTTCGACCCCGACCGCTACAGCCCGGAACGCGGCGAGGACCGCAATCTCTACGGCTGGCAGGCGTTCGGCGGCGGGCGGCATAAATGTTCGGGCAACGCCTTCGCGCTGTTCCAGTTGAAGGTGATTTTCAGCCTGCTGCTGCGGCGCTATGACTTCGAGTTGGTCAACCCGCCCGAAAGCTACCGCGACGATTACACCAAGATGGTGGTGGAGCCCGTGTCGCCATGCTTGGTGCGCTACCGCAGGCGCGAAACCCAGGCCGAACGGACTGCGGCGACTTCCTCGTCCGTCGGGACGGGCAGCGCGGGCGGGCACCAGATCAAGGTCGCGGTCGATTGGGATTTATGCAAGGGCCATGCGAACTGCATGACGGAAGCGCCGGAAGTATTCCAGGTAGACGACAAGGGCAGGCTCACCGTGCTGGATGAAAACCCCTCGCCGGAATGGGTGGAGAAACTCAGGGCGGCGGAGAAGTATTGCCCGACGCGGGCGATCAAGGTCGAGGACGGGGAAACTGAGGGTGGGCGTTGCCCGTTCCACTGA
- a CDS encoding nuclear transport factor 2 family protein, with product MPAYPRAELEAMVERWLAANRQSETEGDWIKHLGAMYAEDAEYRWNMGPNREFIARGRKEIEEWALGAHMEGFEKWRYPYDKIIIDEQQGEVIGIWRQVAPVRRVDGGVYEVAGVGGSWFRYGGNYQWAWQQDFFDLGNVKAMFMALAADGQLEPSVKQRLKKLAWGQKLPGVYPLHADPGLGQKLKAVGAMLKIVLLGK from the coding sequence ATGCCCGCTTATCCCCGCGCAGAATTAGAAGCCATGGTCGAACGCTGGCTGGCCGCGAACCGCCAATCCGAAACCGAGGGCGATTGGATCAAACACCTGGGCGCGATGTACGCCGAGGACGCCGAATACCGCTGGAACATGGGACCGAACCGCGAGTTCATCGCCCGTGGCCGTAAGGAAATCGAGGAATGGGCCTTGGGGGCGCATATGGAAGGCTTCGAGAAATGGCGCTATCCCTACGACAAGATCATCATCGACGAGCAACAGGGCGAGGTGATCGGCATTTGGCGGCAGGTCGCGCCGGTGCGGCGGGTCGATGGCGGCGTGTATGAAGTCGCCGGGGTCGGCGGCTCCTGGTTCCGCTACGGCGGCAATTACCAATGGGCCTGGCAGCAGGATTTCTTCGATCTGGGCAACGTCAAGGCCATGTTCATGGCACTGGCGGCGGATGGGCAATTGGAGCCTTCGGTCAAACAGCGCTTGAAAAAACTGGCTTGGGGGCAGAAATTGCCGGGCGTCTATCCGCTGCACGCCGATCCCGGCCTGGGGCAGAAGCTCAAGGCCGTGGGCGCGATGCTCAAAATCGTATTGCTCGGCAAGTAA
- a CDS encoding histidine phosphatase family protein, producing the protein MALNLYLLRHGETESSRTGGFCGRLDIELSPIGQQMAEDFGQAYREHVWAGIYASPMRRTRATVEPLCRLTGAVPELRDGLREIDYGAWEGKTADAVRREYPEDYLRWLGDAGWNGPTGGERGIDVGQRALAVVDEIRARHASGDVLVVSHKATIRVLLCQMLGIDVGHYRDRIDTPVASLSVVELRDHGPLLRRLGDRSHLRPELRDLPGT; encoded by the coding sequence ATGGCTCTCAACCTTTATCTACTCAGGCACGGCGAAACCGAATCCAGCCGTACCGGCGGCTTCTGCGGACGGCTGGATATCGAGCTTAGCCCCATCGGCCAGCAGATGGCGGAAGATTTCGGGCAAGCCTACCGCGAGCATGTGTGGGCGGGCATCTACGCCAGCCCGATGCGCCGGACCCGCGCCACGGTGGAACCCCTCTGCCGCCTGACCGGCGCGGTGCCGGAACTGCGCGACGGCCTACGTGAAATCGACTATGGCGCGTGGGAAGGCAAGACGGCGGACGCGGTGCGGCGCGAATACCCGGAGGATTATCTGCGTTGGCTGGGCGATGCGGGCTGGAACGGCCCGACCGGCGGCGAACGCGGGATCGACGTGGGCCAACGGGCGCTGGCGGTGGTGGACGAAATCCGGGCGCGGCATGCTTCGGGCGATGTGCTGGTGGTGTCGCACAAGGCCACGATCCGGGTGTTGCTGTGCCAGATGTTGGGCATCGACGTGGGCCATTACCGCGACCGCATCGATACCCCGGTGGCTTCCCTCAGCGTGGTGGAACTGCGCGACCATGGGCCGTTGCTGCGGCGCTTGGGCGACCGTTCCCATCTGCGGCCCGAGCTGCGCGATTTGCCGGGAACCTGA
- a CDS encoding PhoH family protein produces the protein MTANTAPHRKLFVLDTNVLMHDPASLFRFQEHDLYLPMIVLEELDHSKKGLSEVARNARQASRFLDELIHQADFQAISNGITLNQLDYAGRIDERCVGRLFFQVRRMDSALPASLPGDLPDNSILATTLALAKENPEAQVVLVSKDINMRIKASLLGIRAEDFHSDQVLDDINLLYSGAQALPADFWESHGGKLESWQDQRGRTFYRVKGPLARDWFINQFLYMPDDSGFEAIVRGLEPGGAVIELARDFRSPQHAVWGVSARNREQNFALNVLLDPEIDFVSLLGTAGTGKTLLALAAGLALSMEAKRYREIIMTRETIPLGEDIGFLPGTEEEKMAPWMGALLDNLELLSSHDEGGSSWERAATGTLLANRVKVRSLNFMRGRTFLNRYIILDEAQNLTSKQMKTLITRAGPGTKVVCLGNIGQIDTPYLTGTTSGLTYAVDRFKHWPHAAHITLRRGERSRLADFAADAL, from the coding sequence ATGACCGCCAATACCGCCCCCCACCGCAAGCTCTTCGTCCTCGATACCAACGTCCTGATGCACGACCCGGCCTCGCTGTTCCGCTTCCAGGAACACGATCTTTATCTGCCCATGATCGTGCTGGAAGAACTCGACCACTCCAAGAAAGGGCTGTCGGAAGTCGCCCGCAATGCCCGCCAGGCCAGCCGCTTCCTCGACGAACTCATCCACCAGGCCGATTTCCAGGCCATCAGCAACGGCATCACCTTGAACCAGCTGGATTACGCCGGGCGCATCGACGAGCGCTGCGTGGGCCGCTTGTTCTTCCAAGTGCGGCGCATGGATTCGGCCTTACCGGCCAGCCTCCCCGGCGATTTACCCGACAACTCCATCCTCGCCACCACCCTAGCCCTGGCCAAGGAAAACCCGGAAGCCCAGGTGGTGCTGGTGTCCAAGGACATCAATATGCGGATCAAGGCCTCGCTGCTGGGGATACGGGCGGAAGATTTCCACAGCGACCAGGTGTTGGACGATATCAACCTGCTCTACAGCGGGGCGCAGGCCTTGCCGGCGGATTTCTGGGAAAGCCACGGCGGCAAGCTGGAATCCTGGCAGGACCAGCGCGGGCGGACCTTCTACCGGGTCAAGGGACCGTTGGCGCGGGACTGGTTCATCAACCAATTCTTGTATATGCCGGACGATTCCGGTTTCGAGGCCATCGTGCGCGGGCTGGAACCCGGCGGCGCGGTGATCGAACTGGCCCGCGATTTCAGATCGCCGCAGCACGCCGTGTGGGGCGTCAGCGCCCGCAACCGCGAGCAGAATTTCGCCCTCAACGTGCTGCTGGACCCGGAGATCGATTTCGTCAGCCTGTTGGGCACGGCGGGCACCGGCAAAACCCTGCTGGCCCTGGCGGCGGGCTTGGCGCTGTCGATGGAAGCCAAGCGCTACCGCGAAATCATCATGACCCGCGAAACCATCCCGCTGGGCGAGGACATCGGTTTCCTACCCGGCACCGAGGAAGAAAAGATGGCCCCGTGGATGGGCGCGTTGCTGGACAACCTGGAACTTTTGAGCAGCCACGACGAGGGCGGATCGAGTTGGGAACGCGCCGCCACCGGCACCCTGCTCGCCAACCGGGTGAAGGTGCGCTCCTTGAATTTCATGCGGGGCCGCACTTTCCTCAACCGCTATATCATCCTGGACGAGGCCCAGAACCTGACCTCGAAACAGATGAAAACCCTCATCACCCGCGCCGGGCCGGGCACCAAGGTGGTGTGCCTCGGCAATATCGGCCAGATCGACACGCCCTATCTCACCGGCACCACCTCCGGCCTGACCTATGCCGTGGACCGCTTCAAGCACTGGCCGCACGCGGCGCATATCACCTTGCGGCGCGGCGAGCGGTCCAGGTTGGCGGACTTCGCGGCGGACGCGCTCTAA
- a CDS encoding peroxiredoxin: MSATQPAPDFSAPATSGQTLGLRDFRGRFLVLYFYPKDSTPGCTQEGQDFRDLHPEFQAANADILGVSRDGLKSHANFKCKQAFPFELLSDSDEALCQAFDVIRLKNMYGKQVRGIERSTFLIDPEGRIAFEWRKLSVKGHAAAVLAKLRELSA; encoded by the coding sequence ATGAGCGCCACCCAACCCGCCCCGGACTTCTCCGCCCCCGCCACCTCCGGCCAAACCCTCGGCCTCCGGGATTTCCGGGGCCGGTTCCTGGTGCTGTATTTCTATCCCAAGGACAGCACGCCCGGCTGTACCCAGGAAGGCCAGGATTTCCGCGACCTCCACCCGGAATTCCAGGCCGCCAACGCCGATATCCTGGGCGTGTCCAGGGACGGCCTGAAGTCCCACGCGAACTTCAAGTGCAAGCAGGCATTCCCGTTCGAGTTGCTGTCGGACAGCGACGAAGCCCTATGCCAAGCCTTCGACGTGATCCGCCTGAAAAACATGTACGGCAAGCAGGTCCGGGGCATCGAGCGCAGCACCTTCCTGATCGACCCGGAAGGCCGTATCGCCTTCGAGTGGCGCAAGCTCAGCGTCAAAGGCCACGCCGCCGCCGTACTCGCCAAATTGCGCGAACTCTCCGCCTAG
- a CDS encoding glycine cleavage system protein R produces MRTPTTMQLVVTVLGVNRPDLVVELTRAFKDCKCMILESRMTELGNEFAAHLLAEGNWNHIVRLENSLESLATRYGLKIATLRAQEREEPTEDTALPYAVDIYATDQINNIHDLSNFFTERGIDILDLSSSRYPAPFTGSPLFLAHIIVKIPAGTRIVSLRDEFLDFCDQMNLDAILEPVKR; encoded by the coding sequence GTGAGAACCCCCACCACCATGCAGCTCGTCGTTACCGTGCTGGGCGTGAACCGCCCCGACCTCGTCGTGGAACTGACCCGCGCCTTCAAGGATTGCAAATGCATGATCCTGGAAAGCCGGATGACCGAACTGGGCAACGAGTTCGCCGCCCATCTGCTGGCGGAAGGCAACTGGAACCATATCGTCCGGCTGGAAAACTCCCTGGAGAGCCTCGCCACCCGCTATGGCCTCAAGATCGCCACCCTCCGCGCCCAGGAACGCGAGGAGCCGACGGAAGACACCGCCCTGCCCTATGCCGTGGATATCTACGCCACCGACCAGATCAACAACATCCACGACCTCAGCAACTTCTTCACCGAGCGCGGTATCGATATCCTCGACCTTTCCAGCAGCCGTTATCCCGCGCCCTTCACCGGCTCGCCCTTGTTCCTGGCCCATATCATCGTCAAGATTCCCGCCGGGACGCGCATCGTGTCGCTGCGCGACGAATTCCTCGACTTCTGCGACCAGATGAACCTCGACGCCATCCTCGAACCCGTCAAACGCTGA
- the dapA gene encoding 4-hydroxy-tetrahydrodipicolinate synthase — protein MIQASIVALVTPMAADGTVDFDSLDRLVEFHIEQGTDAIVAVGTTGESATLDPDEHCATIRRVVGRVAGRVPVIAGTGANSTREAIDLTRSAKAIGADACLLVTPYYNKPTQEGLYLHYRAIAEAVDIPQILYNVPGRTACDLLPATVARLAPIPNIIGIKEATGKLERVKQLIESCGPDFRLYSGDDATAREFCLLGGHGVISVTANVAPKLMHDMCVAAMAGDADTAAALDAKLAALHRDLFIESNPIPVKWAVHELGWIETGIRLPLTWLSEGCHDTVRAAMRQAGVA, from the coding sequence ATGATTCAAGCTAGTATCGTAGCGTTGGTGACGCCCATGGCGGCGGACGGCACCGTCGATTTTGACAGTTTGGACCGCTTGGTCGAGTTCCATATCGAGCAAGGCACCGACGCCATCGTCGCCGTCGGCACCACGGGCGAGTCCGCCACCTTGGACCCCGACGAACATTGCGCCACCATCCGCCGCGTGGTCGGGCGGGTGGCGGGGCGGGTGCCGGTCATCGCCGGGACCGGGGCCAATTCCACCCGCGAGGCCATCGACCTGACCCGCAGCGCCAAGGCCATCGGCGCGGACGCCTGCCTCCTGGTCACGCCTTATTACAACAAGCCGACCCAGGAAGGCTTATATCTCCACTACCGCGCCATCGCCGAGGCGGTGGACATCCCGCAAATCCTCTACAACGTCCCAGGCCGCACCGCCTGCGATTTGCTGCCCGCGACCGTGGCCCGCCTGGCCCCGATCCCCAATATCATCGGCATCAAGGAAGCCACCGGCAAGCTGGAACGGGTGAAGCAACTCATCGAATCGTGCGGGCCGGATTTCCGCTTGTACTCCGGCGACGACGCCACCGCCCGCGAGTTCTGCCTGCTGGGAGGGCATGGGGTGATTTCGGTCACGGCCAATGTCGCGCCCAAGCTGATGCATGACATGTGTGTCGCCGCCATGGCAGGCGACGCCGACACCGCCGCCGCCTTGGATGCCAAGCTGGCCGCGTTGCACCGCGATTTGTTCATCGAATCCAACCCCATCCCGGTCAAATGGGCGGTCCATGAACTGGGCTGGATCGAGACCGGCATCCGGTTACCCTTGACCTGGCTCTCCGAAGGCTGCCACGACACGGTGCGGGCCGCCATGCGCCAGGCCGGCGTGGCGTGA
- the bamC gene encoding outer membrane protein assembly factor BamC — MKPIHLGRTLALAGLCAGLAACETISGWFPDKQKQYKYSTEIPPLEIPPDLTSSTIEDATTRKLSEPTPDETARSRPGEEPAPEAERPEEAEPPRPVAKRTQSPEVDSTLAQSSDNVPLIEIEATFDRAWSDVAKALGRLELEVTDQNRSEGMYFVYYGGDQKPYEDRGFFGDVAALFGGGQEKSREYRVKLEGKDQVTLLYVLDSDGKPQDSGPGFDLLKRLHETLKTLAEPPPKAGEKPAE, encoded by the coding sequence ATGAAGCCTATCCATCTCGGCAGGACCTTGGCCCTCGCGGGCTTGTGCGCGGGGCTGGCCGCTTGCGAAACCATCAGCGGTTGGTTTCCCGACAAGCAAAAGCAGTACAAATACAGCACCGAAATCCCGCCGCTGGAAATCCCGCCCGATCTGACTTCCTCTACCATCGAGGACGCCACCACCCGGAAATTGTCCGAGCCGACGCCGGATGAAACGGCGCGGAGCCGTCCCGGCGAGGAGCCCGCGCCCGAAGCGGAACGTCCCGAGGAAGCCGAGCCGCCGCGTCCCGTCGCCAAACGCACCCAGTCGCCGGAGGTCGATTCGACCCTGGCCCAGAGTTCCGACAATGTGCCCTTGATCGAGATCGAAGCGACGTTCGACCGCGCCTGGAGCGATGTCGCCAAGGCGCTGGGCCGCTTGGAACTGGAAGTCACCGACCAGAACCGTTCCGAAGGCATGTACTTTGTCTATTATGGCGGCGATCAGAAGCCTTACGAGGACCGCGGCTTTTTCGGCGACGTGGCGGCGCTGTTCGGCGGGGGCCAGGAGAAATCCAGGGAATACCGGGTCAAGCTGGAAGGCAAAGATCAGGTTACCTTGCTCTATGTGCTGGACTCCGATGGCAAACCCCAAGACAGCGGACCGGGCTTCGATCTATTGAAACGCCTACACGAAACCTTGAAAACCCTGGCCGAGCCGCCGCCCAAGGCGGGCGAAAAACCCGCCGAATAA
- the purL gene encoding phosphoribosylformylglycinamidine synthase: protein MILRFPGPAVLSEFRRVKLLADMQAVVPNVSDFTAAYVHFAEVSHALDEAERKGLESVLHYGPEFRPGDFADAYFLVVPRLGTVSPWSSKATDIARRCGLDAVLRLERAVEYRIQASGGIPIKKLDLLKALLHDRMTESVLGHGQEPSIFRHRSPAPVEFIPLLEQGRWALMTANGKLGLALSEDELDYLEQSFTALGRNPSDVELMMFAQANSEHCRHKIFNASWIVDEDLQDRSLFGMIRNTSQKSPSGILSAYKDNAAVAEGSMARVLLRDPDSLEYVYREEPAHLLMKVETHNHPTAISPFPGAATGSGGEIRDEAATGRGSHTKAGLTGFSVSNLRIPGFVQPWEQDHGKPGRIASALDIMIDGPLGGAAFNNEFGRPNLCGYFRTFEQPAADGAGLRGYHKPIMIAGGMGNIRPGHLAKAALPPGAPIVVLGGPAMLIGLGGGAASSVAAGESAEDLDFASVQRGNPEMQRRCQEVINRCVALGGDNPILSIHDVGAGGLSNAVPEIIHDAGRGGRFELREVPNDEPGMTPMQIWCNESQERYVLALKPEAVERFRAFCERERCPYAVIGQATEEEHLVLTDRLFGNEPVNIPMSLLFGKAPKLRREAKRGDFALPQLSVAGIEYAEAARRVLSHPSVADKSFLIHIGDRSVGGLVARDQRVGPWQVAVADVAVTATGFHAYTGEAMAMGERAPLALIDAPASGRMAVGEALTNLAAARIVSLKKIKLSANWMAAAGHGHEDAALYDTVKTIGMELCPALGIAIPVGKDSLSMKTVWKQDGRETVMTAPLSLIISAFAPVADIRATLTPQLRLDQGPTVLVLIDLGQGRHRLGASILAQVYGQLGNAAPDLDDTELFKAFFGAIQGLNADGLVSAYHDRSDGGVFATLCEMAFAARCGLDVDLAGLGGDTLAALFCEELGAVLQVREDQFDIVLERLGRAGLGACTYRLGAPRGDGRIVFRHGDEVLIEGTRADFQAIWSETSYRMQALRDNPECARQEFETVRDEGDPGLSAQLGFDVQQDIAAPFLAKGRPRVAILREQGVNGHVEMAAAFDRAGFTAVDVHMSDILAGRVGLEGFVGLAACGGFSYGDVLGAGGGWAKSILLNPEARELFHAFFQRPDTFGLGVCNGCQMMSHLAELIPGAAHWPRFVRNESEQFEARVSLVEVRESPSILFAGMVGSKMPVVVAHGEGRAEFYKSPIKALSQNLVALCYVDHRGQPTEAFPYNPNGSPFGITGLTNTDGRFTIMMPHPERCFRTVQNSWHPGDWGEYGPWMRMFRNARAWVG from the coding sequence ATGATCCTCAGATTTCCCGGTCCCGCTGTGCTGTCGGAGTTTCGGCGCGTCAAATTGCTCGCGGATATGCAGGCCGTGGTGCCCAATGTGTCCGATTTCACCGCCGCCTATGTCCATTTCGCCGAGGTCTCCCACGCCCTGGACGAGGCCGAGCGCAAGGGCTTGGAAAGCGTCCTGCACTATGGGCCGGAATTCAGGCCGGGCGATTTCGCCGATGCCTATTTCCTGGTGGTGCCTCGGCTGGGCACGGTGTCGCCCTGGTCCAGCAAGGCCACCGATATCGCCCGCCGCTGTGGCCTCGACGCCGTGCTGCGGCTGGAACGCGCCGTCGAATACCGCATCCAGGCCAGCGGCGGCATCCCCATCAAGAAGCTGGACCTCCTGAAAGCCCTGTTGCACGACCGCATGACCGAGAGCGTCTTGGGCCATGGCCAGGAGCCCTCGATCTTCCGCCACCGCAGTCCCGCCCCGGTCGAATTCATCCCGCTGTTGGAGCAGGGGCGGTGGGCCTTGATGACCGCCAACGGCAAGCTCGGCCTGGCCTTGTCGGAGGATGAACTGGACTATTTGGAACAGAGTTTCACCGCCCTGGGCCGCAATCCCAGCGATGTGGAATTGATGATGTTCGCCCAAGCCAATTCCGAGCATTGCCGCCACAAGATTTTCAATGCGTCCTGGATCGTCGACGAGGACCTGCAAGACCGTTCCCTGTTCGGCATGATCCGCAATACCAGCCAGAAATCGCCCTCCGGTATCTTGTCGGCCTACAAGGATAACGCCGCCGTGGCCGAGGGTTCGATGGCGCGGGTGCTGCTGCGCGATCCCGATAGCTTGGAATATGTCTACCGGGAGGAACCGGCCCATCTGCTGATGAAGGTGGAAACCCACAACCATCCGACCGCCATTTCCCCGTTCCCTGGCGCGGCAACCGGCTCGGGCGGCGAAATCCGCGACGAGGCCGCGACCGGGCGCGGTTCCCACACCAAGGCCGGTTTGACCGGGTTCTCGGTGTCCAACCTCAGGATTCCCGGCTTCGTCCAGCCTTGGGAGCAGGACCATGGCAAGCCGGGCCGCATCGCCTCGGCCCTCGATATCATGATCGACGGTCCCCTGGGCGGCGCGGCCTTCAACAACGAATTCGGCCGGCCCAACCTGTGCGGCTATTTCCGCACCTTCGAGCAGCCCGCGGCGGACGGGGCGGGGCTGCGGGGCTATCACAAGCCGATCATGATCGCCGGCGGCATGGGCAATATCCGGCCCGGCCATCTCGCCAAGGCGGCGCTGCCGCCGGGCGCGCCCATCGTGGTATTGGGCGGTCCCGCCATGCTGATCGGCCTGGGTGGTGGCGCGGCCTCGTCGGTGGCGGCGGGCGAGAGCGCCGAAGACCTGGATTTCGCCTCGGTGCAGCGCGGCAATCCCGAGATGCAGCGCCGTTGCCAGGAAGTCATCAACCGCTGCGTGGCCCTGGGCGGCGACAATCCCATCCTGTCGATCCACGACGTGGGCGCGGGCGGGCTGTCCAACGCCGTGCCGGAAATCATCCACGACGCCGGGCGCGGGGGCCGCTTCGAGTTGCGCGAGGTGCCCAACGACGAACCCGGCATGACTCCGATGCAAATCTGGTGCAACGAATCGCAGGAGCGCTATGTGCTGGCCCTGAAGCCGGAGGCGGTGGAGCGGTTCCGGGCCTTCTGCGAGCGCGAGCGCTGCCCCTATGCCGTGATCGGCCAAGCCACCGAAGAGGAACACTTGGTGCTGACCGACCGCCTGTTCGGCAACGAGCCGGTGAACATCCCCATGTCCCTGCTGTTCGGCAAGGCGCCCAAGCTGCGGCGGGAAGCCAAGCGCGGCGACTTCGCGTTACCCCAGTTGTCGGTCGCGGGCATCGAATACGCCGAAGCCGCCCGCCGGGTGCTGAGCCATCCAAGCGTGGCGGACAAGAGCTTCCTCATCCATATCGGCGACCGCTCGGTCGGCGGCTTGGTGGCCCGCGACCAGAGGGTCGGTCCGTGGCAGGTGGCGGTCGCCGACGTGGCCGTGACCGCGACCGGCTTTCACGCCTATACCGGCGAAGCCATGGCGATGGGTGAGCGCGCGCCCCTGGCCTTGATCGACGCCCCGGCCTCCGGACGCATGGCGGTGGGCGAGGCGCTGACCAATCTCGCCGCCGCCCGCATCGTGTCCTTGAAGAAGATCAAGCTCTCCGCCAACTGGATGGCGGCGGCGGGTCACGGCCACGAAGATGCCGCCTTGTACGACACCGTGAAGACCATCGGCATGGAGCTATGCCCGGCCCTGGGGATCGCCATCCCGGTGGGCAAGGATTCCTTGTCGATGAAGACCGTGTGGAAGCAGGATGGCCGGGAAACCGTCATGACCGCGCCCTTGTCGCTGATTATTTCCGCCTTCGCCCCGGTGGCCGATATCCGCGCCACGCTGACCCCGCAATTGCGCCTGGATCAAGGCCCGACCGTCCTGGTCCTCATCGACCTGGGCCAGGGCCGCCACCGGCTGGGCGCTTCGATCCTGGCCCAGGTCTATGGACAATTGGGCAACGCCGCCCCGGATTTGGACGATACCGAGTTGTTCAAGGCGTTCTTCGGCGCGATCCAGGGCTTGAACGCCGATGGGCTGGTGTCGGCCTATCACGACCGTTCCGATGGCGGCGTGTTCGCCACCCTGTGCGAAATGGCGTTCGCGGCGCGTTGCGGGCTCGATGTCGATCTGGCCGGCCTGGGCGGCGATACCCTGGCGGCGCTGTTCTGCGAGGAACTCGGGGCCGTGTTGCAAGTGCGCGAAGATCAATTCGATATCGTGCTGGAACGGCTGGGCCGGGCTGGATTGGGTGCTTGCACCTATAGGCTGGGCGCTCCCAGGGGCGATGGGCGGATCGTCTTCCGCCATGGCGACGAGGTTTTGATCGAGGGCACCCGCGCCGATTTCCAAGCGATCTGGTCCGAGACCAGCTACCGGATGCAGGCCTTGCGCGACAACCCCGAATGCGCCCGGCAGGAATTCGAGACCGTGCGCGACGAGGGCGATCCGGGGCTGTCGGCCCAACTGGGCTTCGATGTTCAGCAGGATATCGCTGCGCCCTTCTTGGCCAAAGGGAGGCCCAGGGTCGCGATCCTCCGGGAACAGGGCGTCAACGGCCATGTGGAAATGGCGGCGGCGTTCGACCGGGCCGGGTTCACGGCGGTCGATGTGCATATGAGCGATATCCTCGCGGGCCGGGTTGGGCTGGAGGGTTTCGTGGGGCTGGCGGCGTGCGGCGGCTTTTCCTATGGCGACGTGCTGGGCGCGGGCGGCGGCTGGGCCAAGTCCATCCTGCTCAATCCCGAGGCCCGCGAACTGTTCCACGCCTTTTTCCAGCGTCCCGATACTTTCGGCCTGGGCGTGTGCAATGGCTGTCAGATGATGTCCCACCTCGCCGAGCTGATTCCGGGAGCGGCGCATTGGCCGCGCTTCGTGCGCAACGAGTCGGAGCAATTCGAGGCGCGGGTGTCCCTGGTCGAGGTGCGGGAATCGCCCTCGATCCTGTTCGCCGGGATGGTGGGTTCCAAGATGCCGGTGGTGGTGGCCCATGGCGAGGGGCGGGCGGAGTTCTACAAGAGTCCGATCAAGGCGCTGAGCCAGAATCTGGTGGCGCTGTGCTATGTCGATCACCGCGGCCAGCCGACCGAGGCCTTCCCGTACAACCCCAACGGCTCGCCCTTCGGTATCACCGGGCTGACCAATACCGACGGGCGGTTCACCATCATGATGCCGCATCCCGAACGCTGCTTCCGCACGGTGCAGAACTCCTGGCATCCGGGCGATTGGGGCGAATATGGGCCATGGATGCGGATGTTCCGCAACGCTAGGGCTTGGGTGGGCTAA